The following are from one region of the Planctomycetota bacterium genome:
- a CDS encoding DUF1501 domain-containing protein: MRDSACRQFRRAARGRRELLRLGGLGMLGVTLPDLLAARAAEPAAGGASGSTFGRAKRCIFLFMWGGPSQLETWDLKPDAPREVRGEFRPISSAVPGIHVSEHFPRLARRTDRLCIVRSMTHDNADHTRATSFLLTGEPPVASGDRRAQWPNIGSALAALGRGRGELPPVVQMRPELPGDVPRFVEESQGQFAGWLGGAHDPLTIDDDPSLPGFRVPDMELSPELSIDRLDDRMGLLARLDRQIAAKGDALALQDDFRRRAFEMLAGSAAGRGAFDLEREPAAVRERYGRNPHGQSVLLARRLAERGVPLVTVFWPNDGIKNVSVYWDTHARNFIDHRERLMPPADMAFSALLDDLEERGMLDDTVVVWTGEFGRTPRVGQVNSDAGAGADGRDHWPGCFTTVLAGGPFRRGHVHGASDRHAAFPAADPVVPRDLVATLYHALGVPEGQVLPDLAGRPQFVRPGRAVTALFG, from the coding sequence ATGCGAGATTCGGCCTGTCGCCAATTCCGTCGTGCGGCCCGTGGCCGCCGTGAGCTGTTGCGCCTCGGCGGCCTCGGCATGCTCGGGGTCACGCTGCCGGACCTGCTCGCCGCCCGTGCCGCCGAGCCCGCTGCCGGCGGAGCGTCCGGGAGCACGTTCGGGCGCGCGAAACGCTGCATCTTCCTGTTCATGTGGGGCGGGCCGTCGCAGCTCGAAACCTGGGACCTCAAGCCCGACGCCCCGCGCGAGGTCCGCGGTGAGTTCCGGCCGATCTCCAGCGCCGTGCCCGGGATCCACGTCAGCGAGCACTTTCCGCGGCTGGCGCGGCGCACCGACCGGCTGTGCATCGTGCGCTCGATGACCCACGACAACGCCGACCACACCCGGGCGACGAGCTTCCTCCTCACCGGTGAGCCGCCAGTGGCCAGCGGCGACCGCCGCGCCCAGTGGCCGAACATCGGCTCGGCCCTGGCCGCCCTCGGCCGCGGTCGCGGGGAACTGCCGCCGGTGGTCCAGATGCGCCCCGAGCTGCCGGGGGACGTGCCGCGCTTCGTCGAGGAGAGCCAGGGGCAGTTCGCCGGCTGGCTGGGGGGCGCCCACGATCCCCTCACGATCGACGACGATCCGTCCCTGCCCGGGTTCCGCGTCCCCGACATGGAGCTGTCGCCGGAGCTGTCGATCGACCGGCTCGACGACCGGATGGGACTCCTCGCCCGGCTCGACCGGCAGATCGCCGCCAAGGGTGACGCGCTGGCGCTGCAGGACGACTTCCGCCGCCGGGCCTTCGAGATGCTCGCCGGCAGCGCCGCCGGGCGCGGGGCGTTCGATCTCGAGCGCGAGCCGGCCGCGGTCCGCGAGCGCTACGGGCGCAACCCCCACGGCCAGTCGGTGCTGCTGGCGCGGCGGCTGGCGGAGCGGGGCGTGCCGCTGGTGACCGTGTTCTGGCCCAACGACGGCATCAAGAACGTGAGCGTCTACTGGGACACCCACGCGCGAAACTTCATCGACCACCGCGAGCGCCTCATGCCGCCGGCCGACATGGCGTTTTCCGCCCTCCTCGACGACCTCGAGGAACGCGGCATGCTCGACGACACGGTCGTCGTCTGGACGGGCGAGTTCGGCCGCACGCCGCGCGTCGGCCAGGTCAACAGCGACGCCGGCGCCGGGGCCGATGGACGCGACCACTGGCCGGGCTGCTTCACGACCGTGCTCGCCGGCGGGCCTTTCCGGCGGGGCCACGTCCACGGTGCCAGCGACCGCCATGCCGCCTTCCCGGCAGCCGACCCGGTCGTGCCCCGCGATCTGGTGGCCACGCTGTACCATGCCCTCGGCGTGCCCGAGGGGCAGGTCCTCCCCGATCTCGCCGGCCGCCCGCAGTTCGTCCGTCCCGGCCGCGCGGTGACGGCGCTGTTCGGCTGA
- the deoC gene encoding deoxyribose-phosphate aldolase has product MTAGYTATAKLIDHALLVPSLTWDELEAGCRLAVAYDVASVCIMPHALARCAELLAGSSVAPSTAIGFPHGGHSTGAKVAETLQALADGGAELDMVVNVSRVRSGHWEYVRADIRAVTEAVHAAGRKVKVIFENCWLDDAAKIRLCGICSELGCDWVKTSTGFGTGGATPEDVALMRKHAAEQVQVKAAGGVRDLDGLLRMRDLGCTRIGTSRSREILDELNLRLGRPPVVLADAPAAAAGY; this is encoded by the coding sequence GTGACCGCAGGCTACACCGCGACGGCGAAGCTGATCGACCACGCGCTGCTCGTCCCCTCGCTCACGTGGGACGAGCTCGAGGCGGGGTGCCGCCTCGCCGTGGCGTACGACGTGGCGAGCGTCTGCATCATGCCCCATGCCCTGGCGCGCTGTGCCGAGCTGCTGGCCGGCTCGTCGGTCGCCCCGAGCACGGCGATCGGGTTCCCGCACGGCGGCCACTCGACCGGCGCGAAGGTCGCCGAGACGCTCCAGGCGCTCGCCGACGGCGGCGCGGAGCTCGACATGGTGGTCAACGTCTCGCGGGTCCGCAGCGGCCACTGGGAATACGTCCGCGCCGACATCCGCGCCGTCACCGAGGCCGTCCACGCCGCCGGGCGGAAGGTCAAGGTGATCTTCGAGAACTGCTGGCTCGACGACGCGGCCAAGATCCGGCTGTGCGGGATCTGCAGTGAGCTGGGGTGCGACTGGGTGAAGACGTCGACCGGTTTCGGCACCGGCGGCGCGACGCCCGAGGACGTCGCGTTGATGCGGAAGCATGCAGCGGAGCAGGTCCAGGTGAAGGCCGCCGGGGGCGTCCGGGACCTCGACGGCCTGCTGCGGATGCGCGACCTCGGCTGCACGCGGATCGGCACGAGCCGGTCGCGCGAGATCCTCGACGAGCTCAATCTCCGTCTCGGGCGGCCCCCCGTCGTGCTTGCCGACGCCCCGGCCGCTGCGGCCGGCTACTGA
- a CDS encoding methyltransferase domain-containing protein, which translates to MPLGRFLAAALRHPAIVGAIAPSSCSLAAELVRRADARPGQLVVEVGSGTGPMTRALAAADPAFPRFAVEALPEMAAATRRAVPGVEVVEGSASDLPRFLAERGLGPIDRIVSGLPFAAWPDGLQREVLDGILAALGPEGRMVTFTYAASPLLPAGRRFRRLLERSFTRVTRGGTVWANLPPAFVYVCDGPQRGQ; encoded by the coding sequence ATGCCGCTCGGCAGGTTCCTCGCCGCCGCCCTCCGCCATCCCGCCATCGTCGGCGCCATCGCCCCGTCGTCGTGCTCCCTCGCCGCGGAGCTCGTCCGCCGTGCCGACGCGCGCCCCGGTCAGCTCGTCGTCGAGGTCGGCAGCGGCACCGGACCGATGACGCGTGCCCTGGCCGCCGCCGATCCGGCCTTTCCCCGGTTCGCCGTCGAGGCGCTGCCGGAGATGGCGGCGGCGACGCGCCGCGCGGTACCCGGTGTCGAGGTGGTCGAGGGGAGCGCCTCCGACCTGCCGCGGTTCCTCGCCGAGCGCGGCCTCGGACCGATCGATCGGATCGTCAGCGGCCTGCCGTTCGCCGCCTGGCCCGACGGCCTGCAGCGCGAAGTGCTCGACGGGATCCTCGCGGCACTCGGGCCGGAGGGGAGGATGGTGACGTTTACCTACGCCGCGAGCCCTCTGCTCCCGGCCGGCCGCCGGTTCCGCCGGCTCCTCGAGCGCTCGTTCACCCGAGTGACCAGGGGGGGGACCGTGTGGGCCAACCTGCCCCCGGCCTTCGTCTACGTCTGCGACGGCCCGCAGCGGGGTCAGTAG